CTGTGTAAACTCAGTCAATCCCCGGTCAATGCTGTCAAATACGCCAATTTGCTGAGTATCCCCGTCCAGAAGATATCTTAGCATCAGCTTTATGACATTCGTTTTTCCTTTTTGGGTCTGTCCCATTACAATACAATGCTTGGTTTTTGCAAGAGCCATATATACTGGCTGAACCGACTCTTCATCCAGCCCCAAAGGAATAAAGCCGTATTCTTTTCGACTAGGGACATAATTCTCTTCAAAGTCATACATTGATAACTCGGAAGGGAGCATTGGAATAGCTTTTGGCTTTTCTCTGTCTTCATATGTCATTCTTATTTGCTGAACCTGAGCCTTTAGTTCATCGAATAACTCGATGTCATCATCCGCTTCAACAGGCAGGAAGACTTGGGCAAAATAGGATGCGTCCTTTTTAATAATTACCCTTCCCGGAATCGGTTCTAGGCTGAATTTCGGTTTTCCGATGACTCCGTAAGCTTCTGTTTGATCCATTAAGTAATGAACAATTTTCGTTTTCAAATTGTTCATTAATGATTGGCGAACGGCATTTACCCTTGTTGCGCTTACGATCAAATAGATACCTAACGATTGTCCGTCCCTTGAAAATTTAATAAATTCCTGCTCGTAATCATACATTTCTTCTTTGACAACATCGAAGTTATCCAACACTAGAAAAATAATCGGAAGCTCGTCTTCAGCAAGAGCATTGTACAATTTAATATGGCTCATTTCCTTTTGGCGAAACAATTTTTTTCTGTGCTCTATTTCGTCTTTAACAAACCGCATAAACTTCTCCATTTTCCTCTTTTGGTCCAAAAGGAAATAGTCTGCGGTATGCGGAAGCTGAGCAAGAGGCAAAAGGGATCCGTTGCCAAAATCAAAAATATAGTAATGCAGCTCTTCTGGAGAGTACTCTTCAGCAAAGCTCATTAAAAGCGTCGTTACAGTTATCGATTTTCCGTAACCGGAAGATCCGAAAATGCCGATATTCCCATCCTCCATTATCTGATATGGATAAGGCGCTTGCTTTTGCAGATCCGGTTCATCTACATATGCAATGTGGAATACTTCTTTTTTATTAGATTTGTAGAGCATCTTAGAAATTCTTTCTTCCAACGGAGGCAGCCATGGGCTCGGAAGCCTCTTAATACCTAATTCTGACTGAACCCGTTCGATCTCTTCTGTCACTGCTTCTATTTCGATCTGTGAATTTTTTTGGGATTGAGATTCAGCAGTGACACCAGATAAAGGAATTAATCCTGTATCCGTCACAATCGCGATCTCATCTTCAGTTCCTGTTCTATCTTCCATATAGGGCGCGCCGCTCCAAGCCGATTGAAAGAGCTCATATACCTCATTATTTCCGACCTGCAAATATCCGCGGCCGGTTACTGTAATAGAAGCTGCATCGCTGTTTTTTAATATTTCTTTACTATCCTGCGCGTCTTGAACCTTAAGGGCTATCTTAAATCTGGAATTGCTCCAAATTTGATTATCGATAATTCCTCCCGGCTTCTGCGTGGCAAGAATCAAATGGACACCGAGACTGCGTCCAATCCTTGCCGCACTGACCAATTCACGGATAAATTCCGGCTCCTCGTTTTTTAATTCTGCAAATTCATCTGATATTAAAAAGAGGTGCGGCATGGCTTCTTGCGCAATTTTTTCCTTGTAAAGCTTCGTATAGTCGTTAATATGGTTCACCTTGAATTGATCAAAGAGCCTCTGCCTTTTTTTCAATTCACTTTTTATGCTGGCAAGCGCCCGTATACTGAAATTTTTGCTTCCTTCAATATTCGTAATGGTCCCAAGCAAATGCGGAATATTTTTAAAAGGCTGAGCCATTCCGCCGCCTTTATAGTCAATTAGCAGAAACGCAACTTCATGGGGGTGAAAATGTACAGCTAAAGAAAGAAGATACGTTTGCAAAAATTCACTCTTTCCGGAACCAGTCGTTCCCGCCAGCAATCCGTGCGGGCCATGTGCCTTTTCGTGAAGGTTTAAATATACAAGATCATCTTTTCCTTTATATCCAATTGGAACAGAAAGCGACTTCGCCGATTCACTGCTTGCCCATTTTTCCTTAATGCCAATTTCGTTTACGTCTCTCGTATGGAAGAGCTCTAAAAAAGAAACCATGTTTGGAATCGAATTTGTCATTCCAACTAAATGATTGAGCGTTCTGAGCGTTCTTGAAAATGTTTCATTACCTTTCTTGCTATGTTGATCAAGAGCAAACGGAATTTGTACCGCTTTTTTCTGTTCGATTAAAATATCTCCTTCGCGATCATTAATATAACGAACGAGTGTATAAATATGCTCAGGCAGGCTTTCTTTCGTATCAGCTGCCATAATCATGGAGAGGCCAAGATTTTTCGGTTCCCCCTCAAGGTATTCCAATATGACGTGCTCAGAAATCAGCTGATAATTTGTAATGATAAATACAAAATGCGGCTTAAATAGCAATTTCTCTTTATCATCCTCTAAATCACGCTCTCTCAACGTTTCATAGACGGAAGACAGGATTTGGTCTCTCGTCTGTTCATTATAAATAAAGCCCTTGGCATAGGAATTTGGCAGCTGAAAATGAGGCAGCCACTTCATCCACTCCCAATCTTTATATTCATTCTCATCAAAAATAAAGATCAAGCGGAGATCGTGATAGCTGTGAAAAAATGCAAGTTGCCCGATCAGCTGGTGAAGCTCATTTTTTACAATTGACTCTTTCCCTACAACTCCCATAGGCCCTTCTGCTAAATTGACAGTAACGGGAACGTTTTTCACTTTTTTATAGACTTTTTCCATTTTTTGTGTTTTTTCTAACAGCTCATCCGTATCACGATGAGCAAGATCTCCGCCATTCATAGAAATCTGATAGCTGGCTTCGACATCTCCTGTGCCGAGACGAATTTGCAGAAAATCGGCACTTTCCAATGATTTTTCCCAAATACGGCTGTCTATTTCCTTGGTTAAAAATTTCATACGTTCAAAACGGGGGAAATGGAAGGAAAGGACACTTTTTTGTTTGTCTGACAGCTCCTGCAATTCTTTCCGCTTATTTTCCAAATACAGCTTGTAAACTCTTTTCCGCTTTTCTTCCCGCTGTTTTTTCTGCGTTCTTTCTCTAAAATATTGTGCTGAAGACGTAATTAAGGTCGTAATGAACATCATGATCGAGACAATTATAAAGATTCCTCTTGGCTGGAGAAGGGCAACGATCCCAATGACAATCAGCATGACTAATGGAGGCATGATGATAATCCAAAAGCTTCTGCCTTCATAATCATTTTCTTGATACGGAAACGTAAATGTCACTTTTTCCTTTGGAAGTTCATATATCATACGTGGAGTTCTTCGAAAAAGCGGGTATTTCTTCTTCATCTCTGAGCTTGGTTTCATCGATCTTTCCAAAGTGGTTTCATAAGGTTCATAACTGACAACTTCCAGCAAATCATTTTCAATTAATTTAAATACTGTAAATTCCCAGAACAGCTCATCTCCGCTTTCAATTGGAGCAGGTGCGGTACACTTTATTCCGTTTACATACACCTCTTGATTCTCAGGAAGAACGTGCCATCTTCCGTTCGTATGCAGGAGGGAAAATCCCCCTTTTTCTGCAGAAAATAGCGGGCTCGTCCCTTTATAAAAGCTGGCTTTTTCTTTATCATCTGTCGAAAAACGAATGTCCTTCTTGTCCCCTAAATAGTAAAGAGACGTTTCAGCCTTGTCTTCCGTCAGAATGATGGTCATTTGTTTATTCTTATTTTTCAGCAAAAAAGGCTGGTTCTCCGTTATACTCCCCAGAGATTCTTCTCCTTCAAACAGATAATATCCGTCACTGCTATTATTTGGTTCTAAAGTAATGATTCCTTTTTCGAACGGAAAGCTTCGGATTGTGATTGTCTGCTGTAAATCAGGACCTATGGTGTAAGTTCGCGCAGGCTTCTGAGTTAATTTTATAGATTGATAGCCTTGGTCGTTGAAAACCCATAGCAGATCCATGTGTCTCCCTCCTGAAAAAAACCCTTTTAGTCGTTGATGGTTTTCCCTATTTATCAAATAGATTCTATATATTTTTATGGTAATTTAGTTGTTGTTGCCGGAATCCTGCTGATTTTCCGCTGCTGAATCATTGGATCCATCAGACTGCTCTCCCTCAGTTTGCTGCTCTTCCAATTCATTTCGATACTCTTGCAGTTCGCCTTCAATCTGTTTCACTTGCTGCTCCTTCTCTTGACTATCCAGCTCGCTGCTTGCCATAATTTCCTTTTGATAGTTAATAAGTCCATATGCAATCAGATCTCTATCCTCCAGCATACGTGCAATATCAATTGCTTCCTTGTTCTTCCCCCTGCCGATATTAATCCAGTACATAAAATATTGAGGGTCAGCTTGGAGCGTTAAGGTGTTTTCAATATTGCCCCTTTGTTCTTCGGTTAAAGATACTGTAACAATATACGAACGGGCGAGCTGATATTGGACGCCCTGCGGCATGCTTCTTTCATCATATTTTGATAGTTCGTTAATTACTTCGCTGTACTGATTGTTTAAGAAAAGCCTGTTACTTTCGACATATGCCTCTTGTCTCGGAATGGCAAAAAATAAAGAATAAAAGGAGTAGATAATGGCAGGAACAAGCAGTACAATAAGCCCAATTCCAATATACTTTTGCATACTCCATTTCTTTTTTGGGATGTGCAAAAGCAATTTTTCTTCGGCTTCGATTTCTTCTATCTTTTCTTTAATATACTCAAGAAGTTCCGTTTCGTTTTTTTTGGATAGGATTTCTTTGGCTGTTTCAGAAAGTTTTAATGTTTCATAGTATTTTAAATAGTCATGAAAGGGATATTTTTCATCCACCGAAAGTGCTATGAGCGCTTTCATCTCATTCATCAGGCGATCATGGTCAGTTTCATAGGGAGGAATGCTTTCTGTCACGCCATAATGCAAAAAAGCAGGTGTAAGACTATGGTCAAACACGATATTTTCCGGTGCAATAATCAAATGGAGCCTTTCCATTGAATGCTCCTGTACTTTTTTAACAAGCTGATAAGCAAATCGCCATTTGCTCTTTTGATCTTTCCTTTTAAGAATACGGTAATTTTGATATGTAGAAGGGGGATGAATGGTGACAAGCAACTCATCATCAGTTAGTTCTATTTTTTTCTCA
This window of the Bacillus gobiensis genome carries:
- the essC gene encoding type VII secretion protein EssC yields the protein MDLLWVFNDQGYQSIKLTQKPARTYTIGPDLQQTITIRSFPFEKGIITLEPNNSSDGYYLFEGEESLGSITENQPFLLKNKNKQMTIILTEDKAETSLYYLGDKKDIRFSTDDKEKASFYKGTSPLFSAEKGGFSLLHTNGRWHVLPENQEVYVNGIKCTAPAPIESGDELFWEFTVFKLIENDLLEVVSYEPYETTLERSMKPSSEMKKKYPLFRRTPRMIYELPKEKVTFTFPYQENDYEGRSFWIIIMPPLVMLIVIGIVALLQPRGIFIIVSIMMFITTLITSSAQYFRERTQKKQREEKRKRVYKLYLENKRKELQELSDKQKSVLSFHFPRFERMKFLTKEIDSRIWEKSLESADFLQIRLGTGDVEASYQISMNGGDLAHRDTDELLEKTQKMEKVYKKVKNVPVTVNLAEGPMGVVGKESIVKNELHQLIGQLAFFHSYHDLRLIFIFDENEYKDWEWMKWLPHFQLPNSYAKGFIYNEQTRDQILSSVYETLRERDLEDDKEKLLFKPHFVFIITNYQLISEHVILEYLEGEPKNLGLSMIMAADTKESLPEHIYTLVRYINDREGDILIEQKKAVQIPFALDQHSKKGNETFSRTLRTLNHLVGMTNSIPNMVSFLELFHTRDVNEIGIKEKWASSESAKSLSVPIGYKGKDDLVYLNLHEKAHGPHGLLAGTTGSGKSEFLQTYLLSLAVHFHPHEVAFLLIDYKGGGMAQPFKNIPHLLGTITNIEGSKNFSIRALASIKSELKKRQRLFDQFKVNHINDYTKLYKEKIAQEAMPHLFLISDEFAELKNEEPEFIRELVSAARIGRSLGVHLILATQKPGGIIDNQIWSNSRFKIALKVQDAQDSKEILKNSDAASITVTGRGYLQVGNNEVYELFQSAWSGAPYMEDRTGTEDEIAIVTDTGLIPLSGVTAESQSQKNSQIEIEAVTEEIERVQSELGIKRLPSPWLPPLEERISKMLYKSNKKEVFHIAYVDEPDLQKQAPYPYQIMEDGNIGIFGSSGYGKSITVTTLLMSFAEEYSPEELHYYIFDFGNGSLLPLAQLPHTADYFLLDQKRKMEKFMRFVKDEIEHRKKLFRQKEMSHIKLYNALAEDELPIIFLVLDNFDVVKEEMYDYEQEFIKFSRDGQSLGIYLIVSATRVNAVRQSLMNNLKTKIVHYLMDQTEAYGVIGKPKFSLEPIPGRVIIKKDASYFAQVFLPVEADDDIELFDELKAQVQQIRMTYEDREKPKAIPMLPSELSMYDFEENYVPSRKEYGFIPLGLDEESVQPVYMALAKTKHCIVMGQTQKGKTNVIKLMLRYLLDGDTQQIGVFDSIDRGLTEFTQEEKINNIDTKEEMKEWLTQNEEVFKTREAMYLEAVQQREVQNLSFASIVLVIDGFGRFQQSIDASIQDKITSFIRSYAHLGFHLIVSGNASEFSKGYDSLTTEVKQVRQAVLLMKKSDQNMIPLPYDRQETEIQPGYGYLIENGKERKIQIPLCSKERKKAI
- the essB gene encoding type VII secretion protein EssB: MEDKKTYLEEQIDAVMNENEGYTFTFQREKIKLLDGLEATMIKEVDPAFEKKIELTDDELLVTIHPPSTYQNYRILKRKDQKSKWRFAYQLVKKVQEHSMERLHLIIAPENIVFDHSLTPAFLHYGVTESIPPYETDHDRLMNEMKALIALSVDEKYPFHDYLKYYETLKLSETAKEILSKKNETELLEYIKEKIEEIEAEEKLLLHIPKKKWSMQKYIGIGLIVLLVPAIIYSFYSLFFAIPRQEAYVESNRLFLNNQYSEVINELSKYDERSMPQGVQYQLARSYIVTVSLTEEQRGNIENTLTLQADPQYFMYWINIGRGKNKEAIDIARMLEDRDLIAYGLINYQKEIMASSELDSQEKEQQVKQIEGELQEYRNELEEQQTEGEQSDGSNDSAAENQQDSGNNN